A window from Cryptomeria japonica chromosome 1, Sugi_1.0, whole genome shotgun sequence encodes these proteins:
- the LOC131026801 gene encoding rhicadhesin receptor-like gives MAYFWVSLLVVLLVPTISADPDTLQDFCVADTSSSTIFMNGLPCINSSEASVEHFTTSILSTQGNTTGNPFGVSVTSTRAGVLPGINTLGIIMARVDFAVGAVLPPHTHPRASEIIFVLEGKLRVGFVDTTNKLFSADIKTGDVFVFPKALIHFVENMGNSPASVIAALNSQAPGNSVIPLATFASNPAIPSNVLAKSFQINDLEVQTIRKNLGGS, from the coding sequence ATGGCATACTTTTGGGTTTCTCTACTTGTGGTTTTACTAGTGCCCACAATAAGTGCAGATCCAGATACATTGCAGGATTTCTGCGTAGCAGACACTTCCTCTTCCACAATTTTTATGAATGGTCTGCCTTGTATAAACTCCAGCGAAGCTTCTGTAGAGCACTTTACTACATCCATTTTGAGCACCCAAGGAAACACAACAGGCAATCCATTCGGTGTGAGTGTGACTTCTACAAGAGCAGGAGTTCTCCCTGGCATAAACACACTGGGGATAATAATGGCTCGTGTAGATTTTGCAGTGGGAGCAGTGCTTCCTCCTCACACACACCCACGAGCCTCTGAAATAATCTTCGTTTTGGAAGGGAAACTCAGAGTTGGGTTTGTGGACACCACCAACAAGCTTTTCTCTGCAGATATCAAAACCGGAGATGTTTTTGTGTTTCCCAAGGCCCTCATACACTTTGTTGAAAACATGGGAAACAGCCCTGCCTCTGTCATAGCGGCTCTTAACAGTCAAGCTCCTGGTAACTCTGTCATTCCCTTGGCCACTTTTGCTTCCAATCCGGCAATTCCCAGCAATGTTTTGGCCAAGTCATTCCAGATTAATGATTTGGAGGTGCAGACAATCAGAAAGAACCTTGGTGGTAGCTGA